From the genome of Chroicocephalus ridibundus chromosome 1, bChrRid1.1, whole genome shotgun sequence, one region includes:
- the TIGAR gene encoding fructose-2,6-bisphosphatase TIGAR isoform X2 yields the protein MVRFGLTVVRHGETRYNKDKILQGQGVDEPLSATGFRQADAAGLFLSNVKFTHVFSSDLLRAKQTAATILGKNKFCKGLEIKCDARLRERKYGVAEGRPLTDLKAMAKAAGEQCPSFTPSGGETLDEVRERAKEFFEFLCQLAVELEQKEQDMHGAASRSSGTSAEQFVFPWTNHCSEAELSSDNGGASKILDANILVVSHGAYMRNWIGYFVSDLNCTLPTNLTKSQLSSVSPNTGVSHFIIKLENGNLLKPEITCVCLNQDSHLVDVGAECVAPKVF from the exons ATGGTTCGCTTCGGGCTGACCGTCGTCCGGCA TGGAGAAACAAGATACAACAAAGACAAGATACTGCAAG gTCAAGGAGTAGATGAGCCACTCTCAGCAACTGGTTTCAGACAAGCAGATGCTGCTGGTTTATTTCTCAGTAATGTGAAGTTTACTCACGTCTTTTCAAGTGACCTTCTTCGAGCAAAGCAG ACTGCTGCCACAATtctaggaaaaaataagttttgcaaAGGTTTGGAAATCAAGTGTGATGCAAGACTTCGAGAGAGA AAATACGGTGTTGCAGAAGGAAGGCCTTTGACTGACCTCAAGGCTATGGCAAAGGCTGCTGGAGAGCAGTGTCCGTCATTCACGCCTTCTGGAGGAGAAACACTGGATGAA GTAAGAGAACGTGCAAAGGAGTTTTTTGAATTTCTGTGTCAGCTAGCTGTTGAATTGGAACAGAAAGAACAAGACATGCACGGTGCGGCAAGCAGAAGCTCAGGAACATCTGCAGAACAGTTCGTTTTCCCTTGGACAAACCACTGCAGTGAAGCAGAACTTAGCTCTGATAACGGTGGAGCTTCTAAAATATTAGATGCCAATATATTAGTGGTGAGTCATGGAGCCTACATGAGGAACTGGATTGGTTATTTTGTTTCAGATCTGAACTGTACTTTACCAACAAATTTAACAAAGTCTCAGCTGTCTTCTGTCAGTCCCAATACAGGAGTTAGTCACTTCATTATAAaacttgaaaatggaaatttgTTAAAACCTGAAATCACATGTGTTTGTCTTAATCAAGACTCTCACTTAGTGGATGTGGGAGCTGAATGTGTAGCTCCAAAAGTCTTTTAA
- the TIGAR gene encoding fructose-2,6-bisphosphatase TIGAR isoform X1 has translation MVEELAFVAWLKLLSGETRYNKDKILQGQGVDEPLSATGFRQADAAGLFLSNVKFTHVFSSDLLRAKQTAATILGKNKFCKGLEIKCDARLRERKYGVAEGRPLTDLKAMAKAAGEQCPSFTPSGGETLDEVRERAKEFFEFLCQLAVELEQKEQDMHGAASRSSGTSAEQFVFPWTNHCSEAELSSDNGGASKILDANILVVSHGAYMRNWIGYFVSDLNCTLPTNLTKSQLSSVSPNTGVSHFIIKLENGNLLKPEITCVCLNQDSHLVDVGAECVAPKVF, from the exons ATGGTAGAGG AACTGGCGTTTGTGGCTTGGTTAAAATTGCTAAG TGGAGAAACAAGATACAACAAAGACAAGATACTGCAAG gTCAAGGAGTAGATGAGCCACTCTCAGCAACTGGTTTCAGACAAGCAGATGCTGCTGGTTTATTTCTCAGTAATGTGAAGTTTACTCACGTCTTTTCAAGTGACCTTCTTCGAGCAAAGCAG ACTGCTGCCACAATtctaggaaaaaataagttttgcaaAGGTTTGGAAATCAAGTGTGATGCAAGACTTCGAGAGAGA AAATACGGTGTTGCAGAAGGAAGGCCTTTGACTGACCTCAAGGCTATGGCAAAGGCTGCTGGAGAGCAGTGTCCGTCATTCACGCCTTCTGGAGGAGAAACACTGGATGAA GTAAGAGAACGTGCAAAGGAGTTTTTTGAATTTCTGTGTCAGCTAGCTGTTGAATTGGAACAGAAAGAACAAGACATGCACGGTGCGGCAAGCAGAAGCTCAGGAACATCTGCAGAACAGTTCGTTTTCCCTTGGACAAACCACTGCAGTGAAGCAGAACTTAGCTCTGATAACGGTGGAGCTTCTAAAATATTAGATGCCAATATATTAGTGGTGAGTCATGGAGCCTACATGAGGAACTGGATTGGTTATTTTGTTTCAGATCTGAACTGTACTTTACCAACAAATTTAACAAAGTCTCAGCTGTCTTCTGTCAGTCCCAATACAGGAGTTAGTCACTTCATTATAAaacttgaaaatggaaatttgTTAAAACCTGAAATCACATGTGTTTGTCTTAATCAAGACTCTCACTTAGTGGATGTGGGAGCTGAATGTGTAGCTCCAAAAGTCTTTTAA
- the TIGAR gene encoding fructose-2,6-bisphosphatase TIGAR isoform X3 encodes MVEELAFVAWLKLLSGETRYNKDKILQGQGVDEPLSATGFRQADAAGLFLSNVKFTHVFSSDLLRAKQKYGVAEGRPLTDLKAMAKAAGEQCPSFTPSGGETLDEVRERAKEFFEFLCQLAVELEQKEQDMHGAASRSSGTSAEQFVFPWTNHCSEAELSSDNGGASKILDANILVVSHGAYMRNWIGYFVSDLNCTLPTNLTKSQLSSVSPNTGVSHFIIKLENGNLLKPEITCVCLNQDSHLVDVGAECVAPKVF; translated from the exons ATGGTAGAGG AACTGGCGTTTGTGGCTTGGTTAAAATTGCTAAG TGGAGAAACAAGATACAACAAAGACAAGATACTGCAAG gTCAAGGAGTAGATGAGCCACTCTCAGCAACTGGTTTCAGACAAGCAGATGCTGCTGGTTTATTTCTCAGTAATGTGAAGTTTACTCACGTCTTTTCAAGTGACCTTCTTCGAGCAAAGCAG AAATACGGTGTTGCAGAAGGAAGGCCTTTGACTGACCTCAAGGCTATGGCAAAGGCTGCTGGAGAGCAGTGTCCGTCATTCACGCCTTCTGGAGGAGAAACACTGGATGAA GTAAGAGAACGTGCAAAGGAGTTTTTTGAATTTCTGTGTCAGCTAGCTGTTGAATTGGAACAGAAAGAACAAGACATGCACGGTGCGGCAAGCAGAAGCTCAGGAACATCTGCAGAACAGTTCGTTTTCCCTTGGACAAACCACTGCAGTGAAGCAGAACTTAGCTCTGATAACGGTGGAGCTTCTAAAATATTAGATGCCAATATATTAGTGGTGAGTCATGGAGCCTACATGAGGAACTGGATTGGTTATTTTGTTTCAGATCTGAACTGTACTTTACCAACAAATTTAACAAAGTCTCAGCTGTCTTCTGTCAGTCCCAATACAGGAGTTAGTCACTTCATTATAAaacttgaaaatggaaatttgTTAAAACCTGAAATCACATGTGTTTGTCTTAATCAAGACTCTCACTTAGTGGATGTGGGAGCTGAATGTGTAGCTCCAAAAGTCTTTTAA